Below is a genomic region from Rhizobium sp. 007.
GTGCCCGAAGGAGACATTGAGGCCGGCATCCATCAATTCGCGCACGCGGGTCATGCCGCGGCGCTTCGGATAGGTGTCGTGCCGGCCTTGCAGCATGATGTTAATCAAGGGGTTGGGGATCACGTTGATCCGCGCCTCCGCCATCAGCGGGATCAGCTTGGAGACGTAGTAGTTGTCCATCGAGTGCATCGAGGTCAAATGCGAGCCGGCGACGCGTCCCTGCAGGCCGAAGCGGATGGTTTCCGCGGCCAGCGTCTCGATATGGCGCGAGAGCGGATCGTCGGTTTCGTCGCAATGCATGTCGACCGGCAGGCCGCGATCGGCGGCGATACGGCAGAGCGCTTCGACCGACGCCGTACCTTCGCCCATCGTCCGTTCGAAGTGGGGAATGCCGCCGACGATATCGACCCCCATATCGAGGGCACGGTTGAGCGCGTCGATCGCGCCCGGCGAGCGGTAATAACCGTCCTGGGGGAAGGCGACCAGCTGCAGATCGATATAGGGCGCGACCTTTTCGCGAACCTCGATCATCGCCTCCACGGTCACCAGTCTGGGATCGCTAGTATCGACATGACTGCGGATGAAGAGCAGCCCCTGCGTCACCGCCAGATCGCAATAGCGCAGCGCACGATCGACCAGTTCCTCCTTCGTCACGATCGGGCGCAACTCTCCCCAGAGCGCGATGCCCTCGAGCAGGGTGCCGGATACGTTCATGCGCGGCAGTCCGAGCGACAGGGTGGCGTCCATGTGGAAATGCGGATCGACGAAAGGAGGACTGACGAGCCGGCCGGTTGCGTCGATTTCTTCCCCCGCTTGCGCCTGGAGATTGCGCTCGACAGCGATGATCCTGCCGCCCTGGATGCCGATGTCGATGCTGGTTCGGCCATCGGCGAGATTTGCATTTCTGACGATCAGATCGAACATCGGAGCCTCATTGGATGCGAGCGGTTTCAACGTTCGCCGCGGCGATAGGGTTGCATCAGCGCCTGCGGGACGCGGGCACGGCGGGCCATGACCGCAAGCGCGGCGATGGAAAGAATATAGGGGGTCATCAGAAAAAGCTGATAGGGCACGAGCCCGCTCAGCGCGGTTTGCAGCCGAAGCTGGAAGGCATCGAAAAAGGCGAAGAGCAGGGCACCGAACAGCGCGCGGCCCGGCCGCCAGGAGGCGAAGACAACGAGCGCGATGCAGATCCAGCCGCGTCCCTGCACCATGGTGGGGAAGAAGCTGTTGAACGCCGACAATGTCAGGAAGGCGCCGCCCATTCCCATCAGCGCGCTTCCAGCAACCACTGCGCCGTAGCGTACCTTCATCGGATTGACACCCTGTGCTTCCGCCGCATGCGGATTTTCGCCGGTCATGCGGATCGCAAGCCCGACGGGTGTGCGGAAGATGATGTAGGCCATCAGCAGGGCAATGGCGATCGCGAGATAGGTCGGCGCCGTCTGCGTGAAGAAGGCCGGCCCGATGAAGGGCAGCGTCGAGAGGCCAGGAATGGCGATCGGCTGGAACGGCACGACGGTGGGTGGGGTATTGGCAAGCGGCACGATCAGCCGGAAGACATAATAGCTGAAGCTGGAGGCAAATAGCGTGACGCCAAGACCGGAGACATGCTGGGAGAGGCCCAGCGATACCGTCAGGCCCGCATGCAGCAGGCCGAAGACCCCGCCGACCACCGCAGCGATCAGCAGGCCGGTCCAGAGATCGGCGCCGTGATAGACGGAAAGCCAGCCGATCATCGCGCCGATGGTCATGATGCCTTCGATGCCGAGATTGAGCACGCCAGCCCGTTCACAGAGGAGTGCGCCGAGCGTGCCAAAAATCAGCGGCGTGGCGATCCGCAGGATTGCCGCCCAGAGCCCGGCGGAAGCGATGATGTCGAACAGTTGCATCATCGCCGGATCCTGTATTGGGTGAAGAACAATGCGATCAGCATCGTCAGCAGCGACAGCGCCACCGTGACATCGGCGATATAGGTCGGGATGCCGAGACCACGGCTCATGCCATCCGCGCCCACGAACATCATAGCCGTGAAAATGGCGGCGAAGGCGACGCCGAGTGGATTGAGGTTGGCAAGCATCGCGACAACGATGCCGGAATAGCCGAAACCGGGCGACAGGTCGGTCGTCACATAACCCTTGACGCCCATGACCTCGATTGCCCCCGCGAGGCCCGCAAGCCCACCCGACAGGCAGGCGACCTTCACCAGCGTTGTGCCAAGCTGAACGCCGGCGAAAACAGCGCCGGACGGATTGAGCCCGGTGGCGCGCGATTGCATGCCGAACACGGTGCGCGACTGGATGAAATGGACGATGATCGCCAGCGCAATCGCGATCGCAAGGCCGATATGCAGGCGGGAGCGGGCAACCAGCTTCGGCAGCATGGCGTGATCGCTGACCGATTGCGACTGCGGCCAGCCGAAAGCGAGCGGATCCTTGAGCACCCCGTCGATCAGCATCGAGACGAAGAGCAGGGCGACGAAGTTCATGAGCAGACTGGTCACGACCTCATCGACCGAAAAGCGCAGGCGCAGCCACAGCGGAATGAGGATCAGGACCATGCCCGCGACGGCACCGACAAGCAGCAGCAAGGGAATAAGAGCCGGAGCGGGGAGATTGCCAAACAGCTTGGCACTCGCTGCGGCAACCGCGATGGCACCGAGATAGAACTGACCCTCGGCGCCGATGTTCCACAGCCTTGCCCGGAAGGCGACGGCGGCGGCAAGCCCGGTTAGCATCAGCGGCGTGGCCCGCGTCAATGTCTCGGTTGCCGAAAGCCGCGAGCCGAAGGCGCCCGTTAGGATGCGCCAATAGGCCTCGAATACCGGTGCACCGGCAATCGCGATCAAAATGCCGGAGAGTGCCAGCGCTGCGACCACGGCGAGCAGCGGCGTCAGGACGAGGAGATAAAGTGGACGATGCTCGCGACGCTCAAACCGCATGATCGGCCCCTGGGGATTGCTGCCATTCGCCGGCCATCATCAGTCCGAGTTCGCGTGCGTTCGCGACTTCCGCTTCGACGGGTGGCGAAAGCCTGCCGCCCACGATCGCCTGGATGCGATCGGCAAGCGCGATCACTTCGTCCAGATCCTCCGAGATCAAAAGCACAGCGGTCCCTTGCCGGCGAGCCTCTAGAAGGCGCGCATGTACGGCTGCCACGGCACCTTCATCGAGGCCGCGCGCCGGCTGGGCGGCGATCAGGATGCGCGGCCGCCGGTGCAGATTGCGGCCGAGGATAAGCTTTTGCATATTGCCGCCCGAAAGCAGCCGTGCGCGGCTTAAAGGGCTACCGCCGCGGACATCGAATTGGTCGATGATCTCCCTGGCAAAGGCCATGCCTGCCCTGCGGTTCACAAGTCCACGTTGCGAAAACGCCGGCGAGGAAATGCGCTCCAGCACGGTATTTTCCCAGATCGCCATTTCGCCGATCAGGCCTTCCTCGTTGCGGTCTTCCGGAATGCGGCCAATGCCGGCATTGACGACATCGCCGACGCCGAGATTGCCGATCGGTTCCCCGAAAAGCAGAAGGTCGCCGGATGAGCGCGAGAGCGTGCCGGAGAGAAGATGCGCCAGCGCCGCCTGGCCATTGCCCGAGACACCGATGATGCCGAGGATTTCGCCTTCGCGCAGATGGAAGCTGACGGACTTCAGCCGCTCGACGCCGTCGATCTTCACCGTGACATCGGTGGCCTCCAGCGCAACCATGCCGGGCGTCGATGGCTCGCGTACCGGCCGCGTTACGCGGCGGCCGACCATCAGCTCGGCGAGTTCGGCCTTGCTGGTTTCGGATGCCCTGCGTTCGGCAACCATCTTGCCGCTGCGCAAGACGACGATACGGTCGGCCGCAGCCATCACCTCATCGAGCTTGTGGGAGATGAAGATCAGCGACAGGCCCTGGCGGGCCATTTCCTTCAGCGTTGTGAATAGCTTTTCGGCCTCGATATTGGTCAGTACCGCTGTTGGCTCGTCTAGGATCAGGATGCGGGCGTCGCTATAGAGCGCCTTGAGGATCTCGACGCGCTGCTGCTCGCCGACCGACAGGTCTCCAAGACGCGCGTCCGGATCGACCTTGAGGCCAAAGCGGTCAGAAATGGCGAGAAGCTTTTTCCGCGCGGCGGATGTGCCCGAACGCCATGACCAGAGCTTTTCCGTACCGGTCATGACGTTTTCGAGAACGGTCAGATTGGGCGCCAGCGAGAAATGCTGGTGCACCATGCCGACGCCGGCGCGGATCGCGGCGCGGGGCTTGCCCTGCGGGAGTTCGGCACCGTCGATCAGAATCCGGCCGGCATCCGGCATATAATGACCGAAGAGGATGCTCATCAGCGTGGTCTTGCCCGCGCCGTTTTCGCCAAGCAGGGCTACGATTTCGCCCTTGGCAAGCGTCAGCGAGATGTCGTCATTGGCCAGATTGGTGCCGAAGCGCTTGCTGACGCCTTCGATTTCGAGAACCGGAATTGTCATGCTGCAAGCCCTGCCACCGGAAAGCGATGCTGCCAGCGTTCCTCGGCCTCCAATCGTGCGGCGAGCGACAGCAAAAGCGGCTCGTGGCCCATCGGAGCCATGATCTGGACCGGCAGGGGCAAGCCGTCCGCATCGGTTCCAAAGGGCAGGGTCAAGGCCGGAAATCCTGAAATATTAGCGAGAGAGGCAAGTGGAGCAAAAGCAGCCATCCGCTGAAGCTGCAGCTCGGTATCGCCATGATCGAACGGAAATGACCCGATCGCAAGGGGCGCCTTCGCAAGCATCGGCATCAACAGGCAATCGACCCTGTCGAAGATAATCCAAAGCGCGCGGCTGGTGTGCACGGCGCCATTCAGCGAAGCCCAGAGTGTCGGTCCCGTGAGCGCATGCCCGCGTTCAATGAATGCCTGGGTCAAAGGTTCAGCGCGTGAAATATCGAGCTCGAGCGTATCGATGAAGGATGCGAGATTGACTGCGATGATGTCGCCGAGCGCGCGACCGCTGGCATCGACGCTTTGCTCGAATTCGGCCCAGCCGAGCGGGACGATCTGATGTCCATCCGCCTCCAGCGTGCGCGCAGCATCCTTGATTGCTTCGAGCCGCTTACCATCCGTCGGATATTTTGAGCCGGTCTCTGCCAGCAGGCCGACCCGCAACCGGCCACCTCTATCCGCCACGGTCTCCGGATCAGGGAACGGCCCCTTTGCCTTACCATGCAGCGTGTCGAAAATCAGCGCTGTATCCCGCACCGAGCGACAGACGGCAAGTTCGCTGGCGATGCCGCCGAGATGATTGCCGAACGATGGGCCGGCGGGCATGGCGCCGCGGCTTGGCTTCAGGCCGACAAGACCGCAGCACGCCGCAGGCACGCGGATGGAACCGCCGGCATCCGTTGCGTGGGCAATCGCTACAATGCCGGCTGCGACCGCCGCCGCTGCGCCGCCGGAGGAACCGCCGGGCGTGCGCGCCGGATCGAGCGGGTTGCGGCAGATCGGCCCAGCCGCCGGTTCGCTCGCCAGCGAAAGGCCGAATTCCGGGCTTGTCGTCACCCCGAACAGGCAGAAACCCGCTTCGCGGAAGCGGCTGGCGAGATCCGAATCCGGCTCGCTGCCCGCTCTTTCGAAGAGACGGGACCCGGCCGTTACCGGCAAGCCTTCGAAAGGCCCGCCCAGATCCTTCGCCAGCGTCGGCACGCCGGCAAACGGCCGGGCAGCAAAGCGGCCCGGCTCCGAGCGCCGTTCTTGATCCACGGCTTCGGCCGACGCCATGCCCACCGTTTCGTCGAGATGAGCAATAGTGCCGAGGGTTTTATGGTCCCCCGCCGAGGCAAGCGAGGCCTGCATCGCTTCGACAGAGGTCAGGCTGCCATTCCTGATCGCCTGTGCCAGGTCGGTCGCGTCACGGCGCATCGGTCGAATTACTTCGGCTCGTCCATCATCTTCGGTACTTCGAAGGTGCCAGCCTTTATTTCCGCCCGCTTGGCTTCCATCGCAGCTTCGGCGTCGGCCGGTGCCACCCCCTTGACGAAGACGATATCGCTGCCGCCTTCCTTCATCAGGCCATAAAGGGTGTAGTTCTTGCCGACCGGCTTGCCGGCTGCGACATCGGCGATTGCCGCATTGAGGATCGGGCGGAAGTACCACATGGCATTGGCGAACACGGTGTCCGGATAGCGCGGCGTGTAGTCGATCAGCGAGCCCACCGATTTGATGCCGCGTTCCTTCGCGGCGTCCGCTGTGCCGATGCGCTCGCCGAACAGAATGTCGGCGCCGGCGTCGATCTGGGCAAGGCCGGCTTCGCGGGCCTTCGGCGGATCGAAGAAGGTGCCGATGAAAGAAACCAGATGCTTTGCATCGGGATTGACGGCCTTGACGCCTTCCGCGAAGGCATTGATCAGCATGTTGACTTCGGGGATCGGAATCGCGCCGACCGAACCGACGATATTGGATTTGGTCATCTTGCCGGCCAGCATGCCGGCAAGATAGGCGCCGTCATGGTTCCAGGTTCCGAAGACGCCGAAATTGCCGCCGGCCTCAGCGCCGCTCGACCCCAGCACAAAAGCCGTGTCCGGATAGTCGGCGGCCACCTGCCGCGCTTCTTTTTCGACGGCATAGGCCTCGCCGATGATCAACTTGTTGCCCTGTTCGGCATATTCGCGCATGGCGCGCGGATAGTCGGTGCCGGAAACTCCTTCGGAGAAAACATACTCGATGACGCCTTCCTTGGCTGCATCCTGCAAGGCTTTATGCAGACAGGAATTCCAAGCGTTCTCGACCGGCGAGGCATGAATGCCGGCAACCTTCATCGGGGCCGCTCTTGCCAGCGGCGCGAACCCGCTGACCCCGAGGGCAATGCCCGATGCGATCACTGCACGGCGTGAAATCAAGATGTCTTTGGTCATTGATTTGCTCCCCTTTTTTTACCATTTGGTTCAAAAAACATAGGGAGCGCCTAAAAAAGTGTCAAGCGCCAAATTGGCTTAAAAATCAGGCTGTTCGACCCCTTGTCATTGCTACCTTGACGGTCTTTTCGCCATTGGCCAGCGGCTGGATCTCGTGCTGACCGGACCACGGTGACCACGGCGGAGAATGGGCGCAGAACAGCGCGGCAAATCGTAGCGATCATTTCTTCCGAGCCGTTGCCGACAACGTGGCGTCATTGAGGCGTTGCAGGAAGCAGGATTGCCAGAATCTGCCGTTGTCCGCTCGGGCGGTAATCTGGATTATCAGCAAGGTTTTGAAATCGGCGTGCAAGCGGCTGATGACTTTGCTGCGCTTGCGGATAAACCTACCGCGCAAGGCGATATGCCGAAATCGAAGTAACCTCAGACCTGCAAATGGTCGATCTGCGAGATCATAAGGCGATCAGGAATCGAGCATGAGAAAGTAGAGAACTTCATCCTCCCATGCGGTCGGGGACGGATAATATGTTCGCCCGGCCGTCTACGCCGCCAGATCGATATCCGCTATCCGCGCTTCTAAAGGCATGCTCAGGGCCTCCTATGAAAACAGCTGTTCCTCCATGCGGCATGCAGGTCTTGGGTCTAACCTCTTCGACTTTCGGGCTGCGAACGGGCGCGATCAGCCTTTTCCGATCGCGGCTATGCTGAGCGCATCGCCGCGATCGTGCGTTGCGGCGCGTCGAGGATCGCGGAAAGACGTGCCCCGCGCGCAAATTTCGGCGACGTTTCGCGAGTCGACATTGCCTGCCGGATGGCTTGCGAAACGTCGATCCCCATTCCCATCGGGAACGCCGGATTGGTGCTGTGCCAAGCGCGCGGCACCACGAGATCGGCCGGAATGTCGGGACGGGAATTCAGCGCCCCGAACCAATCCCATTCCCCCATGACGTCGATGACATCCCTAAAGGTGGAGGGCACGCCGACTTTCGCGCTGATTGTGATGATCCGGGACCGCGCCGAAACCTTCTCCGCAAGGTCGGGCCGCTCCTCGGTGATCGCGTAGAGCGCCTCTGACAGGACCAGGTTGCCCTTGGAATGCCCGGCCAAAACGCGAGGCAAGAAGCGCTCGTCCTCAAGCAGCGCGACCACGGTTTCCGTATCCTTGCTCGTCCGCGTCCACAAGTTTCCGTTCTCGAGCAGTTCGGTACGGGAGAACATCTTGGTGAAGGCATCGAGCGGCTCGAACACATGCCGTATGCTGTTGAGCGCACCGAACCAGAAGAAACCGCCGAGCGCTTCCGTCAGGATGTCAGCGATGCCATAGCCGGAAACCACGGCCGCCACGGGTTGGCCGAGCCCGTCAGCTATATTACGCGCGAATGCGGCCGCGCCAAGCGCGGAACTGCCAACACCGGCAACGGCCAGCGCGGCGACCGGCGCCGCCTTCTGCAGATAGTCCTGAGGCGTTAGAAACACGCGCAGCCGGCCCTCGCCGGTCGGCGGCACGAGAATGATGGCTCCCTCCCGCGCAAGCCAGAAGGCAAGATCTGGCGTCTCTTCGTGCGTGACGGCG
It encodes:
- a CDS encoding amidase, giving the protein MRRDATDLAQAIRNGSLTSVEAMQASLASAGDHKTLGTIAHLDETVGMASAEAVDQERRSEPGRFAARPFAGVPTLAKDLGGPFEGLPVTAGSRLFERAGSEPDSDLASRFREAGFCLFGVTTSPEFGLSLASEPAAGPICRNPLDPARTPGGSSGGAAAAVAAGIVAIAHATDAGGSIRVPAACCGLVGLKPSRGAMPAGPSFGNHLGGIASELAVCRSVRDTALIFDTLHGKAKGPFPDPETVADRGGRLRVGLLAETGSKYPTDGKRLEAIKDAARTLEADGHQIVPLGWAEFEQSVDASGRALGDIIAVNLASFIDTLELDISRAEPLTQAFIERGHALTGPTLWASLNGAVHTSRALWIIFDRVDCLLMPMLAKAPLAIGSFPFDHGDTELQLQRMAAFAPLASLANISGFPALTLPFGTDADGLPLPVQIMAPMGHEPLLLSLAARLEAEERWQHRFPVAGLAA
- a CDS encoding ABC transporter ATP-binding protein — protein: MTIPVLEIEGVSKRFGTNLANDDISLTLAKGEIVALLGENGAGKTTLMSILFGHYMPDAGRILIDGAELPQGKPRAAIRAGVGMVHQHFSLAPNLTVLENVMTGTEKLWSWRSGTSAARKKLLAISDRFGLKVDPDARLGDLSVGEQQRVEILKALYSDARILILDEPTAVLTNIEAEKLFTTLKEMARQGLSLIFISHKLDEVMAAADRIVVLRSGKMVAERRASETSKAELAELMVGRRVTRPVREPSTPGMVALEATDVTVKIDGVERLKSVSFHLREGEILGIIGVSGNGQAALAHLLSGTLSRSSGDLLLFGEPIGNLGVGDVVNAGIGRIPEDRNEEGLIGEMAIWENTVLERISSPAFSQRGLVNRRAGMAFAREIIDQFDVRGGSPLSRARLLSGGNMQKLILGRNLHRRPRILIAAQPARGLDEGAVAAVHARLLEARRQGTAVLLISEDLDEVIALADRIQAIVGGRLSPPVEAEVANARELGLMMAGEWQQSPGADHAV
- a CDS encoding BMP family protein, which gives rise to MTKDILISRRAVIASGIALGVSGFAPLARAAPMKVAGIHASPVENAWNSCLHKALQDAAKEGVIEYVFSEGVSGTDYPRAMREYAEQGNKLIIGEAYAVEKEARQVAADYPDTAFVLGSSGAEAGGNFGVFGTWNHDGAYLAGMLAGKMTKSNIVGSVGAIPIPEVNMLINAFAEGVKAVNPDAKHLVSFIGTFFDPPKAREAGLAQIDAGADILFGERIGTADAAKERGIKSVGSLIDYTPRYPDTVFANAMWYFRPILNAAIADVAAGKPVGKNYTLYGLMKEGGSDIVFVKGVAPADAEAAMEAKRAEIKAGTFEVPKMMDEPK
- a CDS encoding ABC transporter permease; translation: MRFERREHRPLYLLVLTPLLAVVAALALSGILIAIAGAPVFEAYWRILTGAFGSRLSATETLTRATPLMLTGLAAAVAFRARLWNIGAEGQFYLGAIAVAAASAKLFGNLPAPALIPLLLLVGAVAGMVLILIPLWLRLRFSVDEVVTSLLMNFVALLFVSMLIDGVLKDPLAFGWPQSQSVSDHAMLPKLVARSRLHIGLAIAIALAIIVHFIQSRTVFGMQSRATGLNPSGAVFAGVQLGTTLVKVACLSGGLAGLAGAIEVMGVKGYVTTDLSPGFGYSGIVVAMLANLNPLGVAFAAIFTAMMFVGADGMSRGLGIPTYIADVTVALSLLTMLIALFFTQYRIRR
- a CDS encoding amidohydrolase family protein; protein product: MFDLIVRNANLADGRTSIDIGIQGGRIIAVERNLQAQAGEEIDATGRLVSPPFVDPHFHMDATLSLGLPRMNVSGTLLEGIALWGELRPIVTKEELVDRALRYCDLAVTQGLLFIRSHVDTSDPRLVTVEAMIEVREKVAPYIDLQLVAFPQDGYYRSPGAIDALNRALDMGVDIVGGIPHFERTMGEGTASVEALCRIAADRGLPVDMHCDETDDPLSRHIETLAAETIRFGLQGRVAGSHLTSMHSMDNYYVSKLIPLMAEARINVIPNPLINIMLQGRHDTYPKRRGMTRVRELMDAGLNVSFGHDCVMDPWYSMGSGDMLEVGHMAIHVAQMAGIEDKKKIFHALTDNSAKTMGLEGYGLEIGCNADLVILQAQDTLEALRLKPNRLAVIRRGKVIGRSAPRIGELFLDGRPAKVDGGLDYAPRH
- a CDS encoding ABC transporter permease, which translates into the protein MMQLFDIIASAGLWAAILRIATPLIFGTLGALLCERAGVLNLGIEGIMTIGAMIGWLSVYHGADLWTGLLIAAVVGGVFGLLHAGLTVSLGLSQHVSGLGVTLFASSFSYYVFRLIVPLANTPPTVVPFQPIAIPGLSTLPFIGPAFFTQTAPTYLAIAIALLMAYIIFRTPVGLAIRMTGENPHAAEAQGVNPMKVRYGAVVAGSALMGMGGAFLTLSAFNSFFPTMVQGRGWICIALVVFASWRPGRALFGALLFAFFDAFQLRLQTALSGLVPYQLFLMTPYILSIAALAVMARRARVPQALMQPYRRGER